From a single Larimichthys crocea isolate SSNF chromosome XIII, L_crocea_2.0, whole genome shotgun sequence genomic region:
- the LOC104935128 gene encoding zymogen granule membrane protein 16 isoform X3: MLFVAVFALLAASAVADSQSYSYSPPVGSGSGSSYSLTGTGRITAVRVWGDHIVRGFQFRYGFIWSQLAGFRQGTVQEIELFDGEAIIQISGTAGHYVELVVFTTNRGRTLSVGRWSSNAFNMYASHPEAELLLISGRVHGAITAIAGHWGIVASNRTSDSEH, from the exons ATGCTTTTTGTTGCCGTCTTTGCTCTCCTAGCAGCCTCTGCTGTAGCTGACT CTCAGTCCTACTCCTACTCCCCACCAGTGGGGTCAGGAAGTGGCTCTTCGTACAGTCTCACTGGTACAGGAAGGATCACAGCTGTACGAGTATGGGGTGACCACATTGTCCGGGG CTTCCAGTTCCGCTACGGCTTCATCTGGTCCCAACTTGCTGGTTTCAGACAAGGTACAGTCCAGGAGATTGAATTGTTTGATGGTGAAGCCATCATCCAGATTTCTGGGACCGCTGGTCACTACGTGGAGTTAGTGGTATTCACCACTAACAGAGGACGCACACTGAGTGTAGGCCGATGGAGTAGCAATGCCTTCAACATGTATGCGTCCCACCCAGAGGCTGAGCTCCTCTTAATCAGCGGCCGAGTTCATGGAGCCATCACCGCCATCGCAGGGCACTGGGGTATTGTTGCAAGTAACAGGACCTCTGACTCTGAGCACTAA
- the LOC104935128 gene encoding zymogen granule membrane protein 16 isoform X2: MLFVAVFALLAASAVADSQSFSYSPPVGSGSGSSYSLTGTGRITAVRVWGDHIVRGFQFRYGFIWSQLAGFRQGTVQEIELFDGEAIIQISGTAGHYVELVVFTTNRGRTLSVGRWSSNAFNMYASHPEAELLLISGRVHGAITAIAGHWGIVASNRTSDSEH; this comes from the exons ATGCTTTTTGTTGCCGTCTTTGCTCTCCTAGCAGCCTCTGCTGTAGCTGACT CTCAGTCCTTCTCCTACTCCCCACCAGTGGGGTCAGGAAGTGGCTCTTCGTACAGTCTCACTGGTACAGGAAGGATCACAGCTGTACGAGTATGGGGTGACCACATTGTCCGGGG CTTCCAGTTCCGCTACGGCTTCATCTGGTCCCAACTTGCTGGTTTCAGACAAGGTACAGTCCAGGAGATTGAATTGTTTGATGGTGAAGCCATCATCCAGATTTCTGGGACCGCTGGTCACTACGTGGAGTTAGTGGTATTCACCACTAACAGAGGACGCACACTGAGTGTAGGCCGATGGAGTAGCAATGCCTTCAACATGTATGCGTCCCACCCAGAGGCTGAGCTCCTCTTAATCAGCGGCCGAGTTCATGGAGCCATCACCGCCATCGCAGGGCACTGGGGTATTGTTGCAAGTAACAGGACCTCTGACTCTGAGCACTAA
- the LOC104935128 gene encoding zymogen granule membrane protein 16 isoform X1 produces MLFVAVFALLAASAVADSQSYSYSPPVGSGSGSSYSLTGTGRITAVRVWGDHIVRGLQFRYGFIWSHFVGLKIGTAQEIELFDGESIIQISGTAGHYVELVVFTTNRGRTLSVGRWSSNAFNMYASHPEAELLFISGRRIHWGITAIAGHWGIVASNRTSDSEH; encoded by the exons ATGCTTTTTGTTGCCGTCTTTGCTCTCCTAGCAGCCTCTGCTGTAGCTGACT CTCAGTCCTACTCCTACTCCCCACCAGTGGGGTCAGGAAGTGGCTCTTCGTACAGTCTCACTGGTACAGGAAGGATCACAGCTGTACGAGTATGGGGTGACCACATTGTCCGGGG CCTCCAGTTCCGCTACGGCTTCATCTGGTCCCACTTTGTTGGTTTGAAAATTGGTACAGCCCAGGAGATTGAATTGTTTGATGGTGAATCCATCATCCAGATTTCTGGGACCGCTGGTCACTACGTGGAATTAGTGGTATTCACCACTAACAGAGGACGCACACTGAGTGTAGGCCGATGGAGTAGCAATGCCTTTAACATGTATGCGTCCCACCCAGAGGCTGAGCTGCTCTTCATCAGCGGCAGGCGAATTCATTGGGGCATCACCGCCATCGCAGGGCACTGGGGTATTGTTGCAAGTAACAGGACCTCTGACTCTGAGCACTAA